In Zingiber officinale cultivar Zhangliang chromosome 1A, Zo_v1.1, whole genome shotgun sequence, the DNA window GATCGAATCGGTCTGGAGTTGGAAATAAATCCGGATCCGATGGAGCCGCAGGATATATGTTGTGGTTCCAACTCGGAAACCCTCCCCTGCCTCTCTAGTCTCTACGGTTTTGCTCCGATGGAAATCCCGGCAAGATAATGCGAGGGGAAAAGGCCGCCTCTCTCGTCGACTGCTGCTTTGTTTGATCTCGGGTGATTGCTGATTTCAATCGGTAAAGCGCTGTTTTTCTTTGCCTGATCTGTGTTTGCTGTAGTGCCGGGTGAATTTTTGATTGTGCGAGAATGGGACTTTTTGATAATCGCGGCCCGGGGAATTTGTAAGTTTCTTGGATGCGAGATGTGGAAAAACCTGCTTTTTGTGCGGAATCGAGTTGCTCTTGGAAAACCCTTTCTTAGTCAACTGGAGTCGTCGAGGCCAAGGGAATGGAGCGCTTCGTCGTCGATATAAGCTCCGATGAGGAGGAGGATTATGGTCGGGGGAGGACCGATCGCCGCTCTTTCGACTGGGTAGACGAGCTGCTTGATCGCGCGGTGGGGCGGCGGGTGGAGGAATCTGACGATGTTGTCGTAGTGGACGAGTTCTCGCTCCCCGCTGCAAAGAAACGACGGCTGAACCCAGAGCCTTTGGGTCTGAGTAAGCGGGACGATGAGGATGATGATGAGTGCTTGGTGCTGGAAGCGGACCCGGACAAGCCTGCTGTAGCTGCTGAAGATAAGAATTTAGGTGgagatgaagaagatgatgatcTGCTTGTCGTAGCGGAGAAGGGGCAGGTAAGGATCACTCcggtttcttttccttttccctatTTTTCCTTACGATGCGTTTAAATCTGTTCAAATATTGGCTTCATGCTCGTTATGCTTGCATGACTCCTAGCATAGATCAGTAGTAGCATCATTCTTGAAAGCTTCCTCATTGAACATTCTAAAGCATTCTGTTTCTGTTCATTGAAGTTTTAAATCTTTGATACTGTTGAACATgagaaatatatatttctttaaaaattgatAATCTTGCATGTCATTTTGTCAATATCTCATAGCCAGGAGATTAAACAATGCTAATCCAATATGAAGTTACCAGGTTTACTACACCAGCAGTATTCACATTAGAAACTTGCTTCCTAGTGCTTATTTCATGAACTTGGTGTAACTCGATGCCTAAGCTTTACTCTCTTGGAAATAATTTTCCTCGATGATTAAATAGAATATGTTTTAAGTCAGGAACATGGTGTAGTGTATATGTTATGGAGTTTTTGTAAGGCTAGGTGCTTACCTAAAGCAACTCTAGGTTCCTTCATCATCCAAGCTTCTCAAATTGCAAGTGGATTTAAGAGGATGTCCTGAAGTGAGCCAATCATATTCCAAGTGTGACTTAAAATCCAGAATTCTTGGATTAGTCTGAATTGTGCAAGTTAATAAATGGACTTCAACTTGTAATAGGAAGTGTAGGAACACTTAAGCAAAGAGTTGAACTATTATATATGGTGATTGCAAGAAGGATTCAGAGAGATCTGCACAAATTAATCTTAGTTCTTAGTAAACAAGTTGAGAAACAAAATAATTAGATGGAATAgtacctgttttttttttttaaattaagacAATAATTTGtattaaacaattaatttagtTGGCATTTCATTTCCATAGTTGTTAAAGTTTTTGTGTTAGTTACTACTTATGCTGCTATGAAGTTTTCGGAAACCATGGTCTTGCTCTTGTGAAGGATAGTGTGTACAGTCATACAATCTCATATATTAAAGCATAAAGAAATGACGTTTATGCATTGGGCAATCTGTTTGTTATCTGCAATGGATATACATTGCCCAATATGAAATGATAATAATGTAAAGATTTCTTTTTGTTTTACATTCTTGATTAAAGTTTTTCATGCAAAACATATTTTGTACTTTTAGATGGACGCTCTTGTTCATTATCTTGGTTGATTCCAAGTGCAGTCTCCTTGgtacggtctagtggctagcgcatgaggtgctaCTAACTTAAGGTCTGGAGTTCAAATCTCGGCATagtcgaggtaaatatctccttaatgcgctagtcactattccaagggttagtagccacctgtgatttaccttctccgtgttgacctgggacgggttggcgaggGCATTGGGGCGAGCGTAGTTGTCTTCTGCCAACTTGGTTGATTCTAAGTGCAAGAACCTTTGCAGTTTTAATTGCATATCCTGTTTCTCACTGTTAATTGAATGTCATAAATATGATGTTTGGCCACTTGTTCATTTTGGCATCTATAGATAAGCTTACATGAAGCTGACAGTGAAGGATTCTTGTGACTAATTTGTTTTATTAGTATTTTTTCCTGAGTCATGATGAACGACTAAATTACTTGTCTTCAATCATTCAATCTAGCAGGGCAGGTGACATTTTGCATAGTTAAACAGACTTTGGATTATCCAAAATCGACATTCTTTTTTGCAGCTAATATTACAAATACATTGTTGCTTCTCCTTGCCCTAGAGCTGCATATCTTTTTGTTGGTGAAAAGAGCTGCATATCTTATGAAGCATGGAGtagggatttcattttttttttcaaaaaaaaaaaaactcatatcTATCATTTATAGGTGGCTTGCCGTGATTACCCACACTCACGAGATCAGTGTGCTACATACCCTTTTGCCTCATCATCACACAGAGAGTATTGTCATTTGGTGAGTCTTACCTTTATGCtcaaatttgatatttattttcctAAAACATTAAAATCTCAGGTCAATATGTCAAAGATACCTAACACACTAGAAAATTTAAGATTTTTCTCTTGGTACTTTCGTATGCATCAATGGGCTGATATTTTGTTACCTAATGCAGTGCCATTGTTATGTCTGTGATTCTCCAGCCCCTTGCAGTTATTGGGGCAATGGTAATTTTGACAGAGATCATTGCCATGCTAGTGATAAAGAAGAAAGATGGAAATCTTTGAGGAAGTACTTCAAACAGAAGAACACAACCACTGCACATCCACTGAACTCAACAAATGATTCATTTAATATCCCAACGTACAGAAATGCAGTACCACTAAGTCATTCCAATATGGTTCCTTTAAGATCAAGTTCACTCCAGCAATGCTCAACCATCTCAAACTCAGATCTAACTGACATTGTAAACCAATGTCAACCTTATATTGCATCTTCTCGTAACCTGCAACTCGGCCAACAGCTAACGAGGTCCTCACTTAATCCTAGGCTGCAACATGTGCAGAATGAGGTCCATCTTCCTGCATTAAATTCTCAACGTATGCATTCTCATGCGAGATCAAGAAGCTTAGGGTCTATGCAATCTGGATCTGCTGTCATTGCTAGCCATTCCCTGAACAATATTTCCCATCATAATCGAGCTCAAAGAGCTGTGCAACAGAAGTCTACTTATACAACAGTGTCATCTCAGATTCCTTATTGCAATCAAGGGCAATTGAGATCTGAGGATGTCTTGGTAGTATCGCCTGTTATACCAGATCAGATGCAAACAACTTTATATTCTGAGAGTACGGTAGCCCAAGTTGAAAGTTCTACATTACCTTTGATAACAGCAACAGATATTATGGAGAAGAGTTGGGAAGATCTGCTGGCTAGTTTGCAATCTGAACTCGAAGATCCTACCCTTTCTGACTTTGGCATCAACAATAACCATCAGTCTCTATTAGTTCCTTCTCCACCACTGCATTGTGATAATTTACTTTATGGAACTGATGCAACTATAGCTACTAGCTCTGCTCCTGTCATTAATCGTAGTCCCATCAGATATGAGCCGAGTTTGTCAAATGACAGAATGGATCAAATTCTAGGGCATGATCAGGGTAAAGATCCTGATTTAAAAACAGCGCAGACACCCAATGTATCTCAGGTGACTAGCTTTGATAGTT includes these proteins:
- the LOC122018989 gene encoding uncharacterized protein LOC122018989, translated to MERFVVDISSDEEEDYGRGRTDRRSFDWVDELLDRAVGRRVEESDDVVVVDEFSLPAAKKRRLNPEPLGLSKRDDEDDDECLVLEADPDKPAVAAEDKNLGGDEEDDDLLVVAEKGQVACRDYPHSRDQCATYPFASSSHREYCHLCHCYVCDSPAPCSYWGNGNFDRDHCHASDKEERWKSLRKYFKQKNTTTAHPLNSTNDSFNIPTYRNAVPLSHSNMVPLRSSSLQQCSTISNSDLTDIVNQCQPYIASSRNLQLGQQLTRSSLNPRLQHVQNEVHLPALNSQRMHSHARSRSLGSMQSGSAVIASHSLNNISHHNRAQRAVQQKSTYTTVSSQIPYCNQGQLRSEDVLVVSPVIPDQMQTTLYSESTVAQVESSTLPLITATDIMEKSWEDLLASLQSELEDPTLSDFGINNNHQSLLVPSPPLHCDNLLYGTDATIATSSAPVINRSPIRYEPSLSNDRMDQILGHDQGKDPDLKTAQTPNVSQVTSFDSLIASMENEIWS